The following are encoded together in the Lactuca sativa cultivar Salinas chromosome 1, Lsat_Salinas_v11, whole genome shotgun sequence genome:
- the LOC111916153 gene encoding F-box/LRR-repeat protein At4g14096, with the protein MDRISCLPNDVLCHILSFLPTKHAVATSILSSRWVNLWAFLPIIDLDNSLYLNPLKRESNSVLFFDFVERVLSLNKSQTVVKFRLHINDSCGQSMSRINGFIHNVISRNIIEIDLGIFLNFPLDDDCLKISNSQSLQLLKIRSDNGLKMPAFSGCFPSLTVFDVRVSLYESGEDLITKLFPCLSVLEKLSLVGDLTDCTGEIYFNISGTALKSLELELLVDNYDDCDAMVVIDAPHLEYLRLQDGFLASYLVKNKPAISEVNLDVGDYDEEFLEFLDEVGPTRLSRVNELLHNLVNAKFISVSARTSKVIFSQKWNLPVLPSLMKLELSVHTTSWILLLFWLESCPNLKVLSLIIKEKPMEDFDMIEELELAEPDHVPSCLTLRIKEIEIQRLGKVEEEEMLKYLLDNAKALDKFTVNTRVYIKDGILQ; encoded by the exons ATGGACAGAATCAGCTGCTTACCTAACGACGTCCTCTGTCACATCCTATCGTTCCTCCCAACCAAACATGCTGTTGCGACTTCAATTCTTTCTTCAAGATGGGTAAATTTATGGGCTTTTCTTCCAATTATAGATTTGGACAATTCTCTTTATCTAAACCCGTTAAAAAGAGAGTCGAATTCAGTCCTTTTTTTCGACTTCGTTGAAAGGGTTTTGTCTCTTAATAAATCGCAAACTGTTGTTAAGTTTCGTCTTCATATAAATGATTCTTGTGGTCAGAGTATGTCCAGGATTAATGGGTTTATTCATAATGTTATCTCTAGAAATATTATCGAAATTGATTTGGGAATTTTTCTAAATTTCCCGTTGGATGACGACTGCTTAAAAATTTCAAATAGTCAATCTTTACAATTGCTCAAGATCAGAAGCGATAATGGTCTAAAGATGCCCGCCTTTTCTGGTTGTTTTCCAAGCCTTACAGTGTTCGATGTTAGGGTTTCGCTTTATGAATCGGGTGAAGATTTGATTACAAAACTGTTTCCTTGTCTATCTGTTCTTGAGAAATTGTCTCTCGTTGGGGATTTAACAGATTGCACTGGAGAAATTTACTTCAATATAAGTGGAACTGCTTTAAAAAGTTTGGAATTGGAGTTATTGGTTGATAATTACGATGATTGTGATGCAATGGTGGTCATTGACGCACCTCATTTAGAGTATCTTCGTCTTCAAGATGGGTTTCTTGCATCCTATTTGGTGAAAAACAAACCTGCAATTAGTGAAGTTAATCTCGATGTTGGAGACTATGATGAAGAGTTTCTTGAGTTTTTAGATGAGGTGGGTCCCACACGACTTAGCCGAGTTAATGAGCTTTTACACAATTTGGTTAATGCTAAGTTTATATCGGTTTCTGCACGCACTTCAAAG GTAATTTTTTCACAAAAGTGGAATCTACCTGTGTTGCCATCTTTGATGAAATTAGAACTATCTGTGCATACTACAAGTTGGATCTTGCTGTTATTTTGGCTTGAAAGTTGCCCAAATTTGAAGGTTCTTTCTTTGATAATAAAG gaGAAACCAATGGAAGATTTTGACATGATAGAAGAACTTGAGTTGGCTGAGCCGGATCATGTGCCATCATGCTTAACATTACGCATAAAAGAGATTGAAATCCAAAGGCTTGGgaaagttgaagaagaagaaatgtTGAAATATCTTTTGGATAATGCAAAAGCTTTAGACAAATTCACAGTTAATACTCGTGTTTATATTAAGGATGGTATCCTACAATGA